One genomic segment of Cystobacter fuscus DSM 2262 includes these proteins:
- a CDS encoding ATP-grasp domain-containing protein, whose amino-acid sequence MNVVFISPQFPPHFFHFVAALRERGVNVLGVGDCPYDALRRELRESLSEYFFTPNLHDIEALVRAVGYFTWRHGRMHRIDSLNETWLEVEAHLREAFHVPGLLPADIARLRSKLGMHDLFKQAGLPHPDAIAVRDAAGVKDFARRVGYPLVLKPDVGVGAARTFKVSSEAEVDEAFRGPPLAGYVAQAFVKGTIVTYDGLVDGNGHIVFTTSHEYSDGIMESVLEQRDLAIWSHRQLPSALDTMGRKMVEALGLRERWFHLEFFRLADGSFVALEANLRPPGAFVVDMMNYAGDTDVYRLWARLIAGEDLRGFRYEPKYHVCHIARRTGRAYRYGHTEVVARLGETLLQHATLPSVFTSALGDEMYLTRHRDIEAMREAMRLVQART is encoded by the coding sequence ATGAACGTCGTCTTCATCTCGCCCCAGTTCCCGCCCCACTTCTTCCACTTCGTGGCCGCCCTGCGCGAGCGGGGCGTCAACGTCCTGGGGGTGGGGGACTGCCCCTACGATGCCCTGCGTCGGGAGCTGCGCGAGTCGCTGTCGGAGTACTTCTTCACCCCCAACCTCCACGACATCGAGGCGCTGGTGCGCGCCGTGGGCTACTTCACCTGGCGGCACGGCCGCATGCACCGCATCGACTCGCTCAACGAGACGTGGCTGGAGGTGGAGGCGCACCTGCGCGAGGCCTTCCACGTCCCGGGCCTGCTGCCCGCGGACATCGCCCGGCTGCGCTCCAAGCTGGGCATGCATGATCTGTTCAAGCAGGCGGGCCTGCCCCACCCCGACGCCATCGCCGTGCGCGACGCGGCCGGGGTGAAGGACTTCGCCCGCCGCGTGGGCTACCCGCTCGTGCTCAAGCCGGACGTGGGCGTGGGCGCCGCGCGCACCTTCAAGGTGTCCAGCGAGGCGGAGGTGGACGAGGCCTTCCGCGGGCCGCCACTCGCCGGCTACGTGGCCCAGGCCTTCGTCAAGGGCACCATCGTCACCTATGACGGGCTCGTGGACGGCAACGGCCACATCGTCTTCACCACCAGCCACGAGTACAGCGACGGCATCATGGAGTCCGTGCTCGAGCAGCGCGACCTGGCCATCTGGAGCCACCGGCAGCTGCCCTCGGCGCTCGACACCATGGGGCGCAAGATGGTGGAGGCGCTGGGCCTGCGCGAGCGCTGGTTCCACCTGGAGTTCTTCCGCCTGGCGGATGGCAGCTTCGTGGCGCTGGAGGCCAACCTGCGGCCCCCCGGCGCCTTCGTGGTGGACATGATGAACTACGCGGGGGACACGGACGTGTACCGGCTGTGGGCCCGCCTCATCGCCGGCGAGGACCTGCGCGGATTTCGCTACGAGCCCAAGTACCACGTGTGTCACATCGCCCGGCGCACCGGCCGCGCGTACCGCTATGGACACACGGAGGTGGTGGCGCGACTGGGCGAGACGCTCCTGCAGCACGCCACCCTGCCCTCCGTCTTCACCAGCGCCCTGGGGGATGAGATGTACCTCACCCGGCACCGGGACATCGAGGCGATGCGCGAGGCGATGCGGCTCGTCCAGGCCCGGACCTGA
- a CDS encoding glycosyltransferase, giving the protein MRRSEEMDLARRALRGRDLVVFSNDWDGDPLSKVHIMRILSRDNRVLWVNSIGNRAPKANAHDVKRIWNKLAKFTEGVREVEPNLFVLAPLAVPFYGSEAVRALNRSLLRAQVQRAMRQLHFKRPISWSFLPASAPVSGRLGEEFVVYHCVDEFSAFSDTNGRHIAEMEQQLLKRADLVITSAERLRENKARVNPSTVLVRHGVDFNHFVKACDASTPIPADIANLPKPILGFFGLVADWVDTEAIAAAAKAHPEGSVVIIGKVAPDVDPSALKALPNVHFLGRKSYSELPGYCRAFDVALMPFRVNELTLNANPLKVREYLAAGLPVVSSDIPEVRKVGLCKLATDEADFVRKIDECLAEGAGPSRERAERIRHESWEAKVEEIRQYVGEAMVKAGRGL; this is encoded by the coding sequence ATGCGGCGCAGTGAGGAAATGGATCTGGCCCGCCGGGCCCTTCGTGGCAGGGATCTGGTGGTGTTCTCGAACGACTGGGATGGGGACCCGCTGTCGAAGGTCCACATCATGCGCATCCTCTCACGCGACAACCGCGTGCTCTGGGTGAACAGCATTGGCAACCGGGCGCCCAAGGCCAACGCGCACGACGTCAAGCGCATCTGGAACAAGCTGGCCAAGTTCACCGAGGGCGTGCGCGAGGTGGAGCCCAACCTCTTCGTGCTCGCGCCGCTGGCGGTGCCCTTCTACGGCTCGGAGGCGGTGCGCGCGTTGAACCGCTCGCTCCTGCGCGCCCAGGTGCAGCGCGCCATGCGCCAGCTGCACTTCAAGCGGCCCATCTCCTGGTCCTTCCTGCCGGCCTCGGCGCCGGTGTCCGGACGGCTGGGCGAGGAGTTCGTCGTCTACCACTGCGTGGACGAGTTCTCCGCCTTCAGCGACACCAACGGGCGCCACATCGCGGAGATGGAGCAGCAACTGCTCAAGCGCGCCGACCTGGTCATCACCTCGGCCGAGCGCCTGCGCGAGAACAAGGCGCGCGTCAACCCGAGCACGGTGCTGGTGCGCCACGGCGTGGACTTCAACCACTTCGTCAAGGCCTGTGACGCGTCCACGCCCATTCCGGCGGACATCGCGAACCTGCCCAAGCCCATCCTGGGCTTCTTCGGGCTGGTGGCCGACTGGGTGGACACCGAGGCGATCGCCGCGGCGGCCAAGGCGCACCCCGAGGGCTCCGTGGTCATCATCGGCAAGGTGGCGCCGGACGTGGATCCCTCGGCGCTCAAGGCCCTGCCCAACGTGCACTTCCTCGGCCGCAAGTCCTACTCGGAGCTGCCCGGCTACTGCCGCGCCTTCGACGTGGCGCTCATGCCCTTCCGGGTGAACGAGCTCACGCTCAACGCCAACCCGCTCAAGGTGCGCGAGTACCTGGCGGCCGGCCTGCCGGTGGTCTCCTCGGACATCCCCGAGGTGCGCAAGGTGGGGTTGTGCAAGCTGGCCACGGACGAGGCCGACTTCGTGCGGAAGATCGACGAGTGCCTCGCCGAGGGGGCGGGCCCGTCCCGTGAGCGCGCCGAGCGCATCCGCCACGAGAGCTGGGAGGCCAAGGTGGAGGAGATCCGCCAGTATGTGGGCGAGGCCATGGTGAAGGCCGGACGCGGGCTGTAG
- a CDS encoding alpha/beta hydrolase, with product MGYVHIIRDFASPQEGISRTVRIYTPDAYDHAPERRFPVLYMHDGQNVFAHPESAIYETWCANATMDALVAEGRVEPWIIVAVDSTHNRLAEYSPWDEPRSHVRAHGHAYVRFVTQTLMPYVDSVYRTRQGPESTAVMGSSLGGLISLYMGWRHPELFGRIGGLSPSVMWGWSRFFSEWTSHTRRWSRIYLDAGLHETVDPVGYVMRYGEATRDFYHHLKGLGYGDHELALVLEPEGHHDEKAWQRRLPLAMNWLLS from the coding sequence ATGGGCTACGTTCACATCATCCGAGACTTCGCATCGCCCCAAGAGGGGATTTCCCGCACCGTGCGCATCTACACCCCGGACGCGTATGATCACGCGCCGGAGCGGCGCTTTCCGGTGCTCTACATGCACGACGGGCAGAACGTCTTCGCCCACCCCGAGTCCGCCATCTACGAGACGTGGTGCGCCAACGCCACCATGGATGCGCTCGTGGCCGAGGGGAGGGTGGAGCCGTGGATCATCGTCGCCGTGGACTCCACGCACAACCGGCTCGCCGAGTACTCGCCCTGGGACGAGCCGCGCAGCCACGTCCGGGCGCATGGCCACGCCTACGTGCGCTTCGTCACCCAGACGCTCATGCCCTACGTGGATTCCGTCTACCGCACCCGCCAGGGCCCCGAGTCGACGGCCGTCATGGGCTCGTCGCTCGGGGGCCTCATCTCGCTGTACATGGGCTGGAGGCACCCGGAGCTGTTCGGCCGCATCGGCGGCCTGTCGCCCTCGGTGATGTGGGGGTGGAGCCGCTTCTTCTCGGAGTGGACCTCGCACACCCGGCGTTGGTCGCGCATCTACCTGGACGCCGGCCTGCACGAGACGGTGGATCCCGTGGGCTACGTCATGCGCTACGGCGAGGCCACGCGCGACTTCTACCACCACCTCAAGGGCCTGGGGTACGGCGACCACGAGCTGGCGCTCGTGCTCGAGCCGGAGGGCCACCACGACGAGAAAGCCTGGCAGCGCCGGCTTCCCCTCGCGATGAACTGGCTGTTGAGCTGA
- a CDS encoding efflux RND transporter periplasmic adaptor subunit has protein sequence MRKFHLHRQGRTFQGVVVGGLVLTLGAGCGSRVDAAENKPGAAARQTAAESAVKADTVQVGEQKVPRFLTLTGSLSANEDSDVAAGVTGKVVSVHAERGTVVKKGEVLAKLDARASSASLEEARAQVVQAKSQQALAIADCERNEKLFASGTISAADHDRAQAQCRNAAAQVAGTQARLSLLEINVSDASIRAPFDGVVAERAVSVGEYVQPASKIVTLVSLDPLRLQLSVPEASAALIQKDQPVEFTLTAAPNVVHKAKVTYVGAGLRSGSRDLVVEALVPNKERALLPGQFATARVQLGEQPMPVVPRTALVDEGGRRKLFVVSDGRLEERFVQVSDGSGDEVGVMAGVRVGERVVAVARPELRDGVKLQ, from the coding sequence ATGCGGAAGTTTCATCTTCATCGACAGGGCAGGACGTTCCAGGGCGTGGTGGTGGGCGGGCTGGTGCTGACGTTGGGCGCGGGCTGTGGGTCGCGAGTGGACGCGGCGGAGAACAAGCCCGGCGCCGCGGCGCGTCAAACCGCCGCGGAAAGCGCGGTGAAGGCAGACACGGTGCAGGTGGGCGAGCAGAAGGTGCCGCGCTTCCTCACGCTCACCGGCTCGCTGTCGGCCAACGAGGACTCGGACGTGGCCGCGGGGGTGACGGGCAAGGTGGTGTCCGTGCACGCCGAGCGCGGCACGGTGGTGAAGAAGGGCGAGGTGCTGGCGAAGCTGGACGCGCGCGCCTCCTCCGCCAGCCTCGAGGAGGCCCGGGCGCAGGTGGTGCAGGCCAAGAGCCAGCAGGCGCTGGCCATCGCCGACTGCGAGCGCAACGAGAAGCTCTTCGCCAGCGGCACCATCTCCGCGGCGGATCATGATCGCGCCCAGGCGCAGTGCCGCAACGCGGCGGCCCAGGTGGCGGGCACCCAGGCGCGCCTGTCCCTGCTGGAGATCAACGTGTCGGACGCCTCCATCCGCGCGCCCTTCGACGGCGTGGTGGCCGAGCGCGCGGTGTCCGTGGGCGAGTACGTGCAGCCGGCCTCGAAGATCGTGACGCTGGTGTCGTTGGATCCGCTGCGCCTGCAGCTGTCGGTGCCGGAGGCCTCGGCGGCGCTCATCCAGAAGGATCAGCCGGTGGAGTTCACCCTCACGGCGGCGCCCAACGTGGTGCACAAGGCCAAGGTGACGTACGTGGGCGCGGGCCTGCGCTCGGGCAGCCGGGACCTGGTGGTGGAGGCGCTGGTGCCCAACAAGGAGCGCGCGCTGCTGCCGGGCCAGTTCGCCACGGCGCGCGTGCAGCTGGGCGAGCAGCCGATGCCGGTGGTGCCGCGCACGGCGCTGGTGGACGAGGGCGGCCGGCGCAAGCTCTTCGTGGTGAGCGACGGCCGGCTCGAGGAGCGCTTCGTGCAGGTGAGCGACGGCTCCGGAGACGAGGTGGGGGTGATGGCGGGCGTGCGCGTGGGTGAGCGCGTGGTGGCGGTGGCGCGGCCTGAGCTGCGCGACGGCGTGAAGCTGCAGTAG
- a CDS encoding glycosyltransferase family 4 protein, with protein sequence MRVLLVGDYPPPHGGVAVHVQQLHDSLRERGVESVVLDIGKGGRPAPGVISVRTPAQYARRLAGFIREGWTVHVHTSGNNPKSWVLAATGALRAPGSTRVITLHSGLLPDYLAASPSRRAFARLVLMGYSHVVAVSEAVRAALVRCGVPAEKILVYPAFCGSQVRPGELTPAIQAARERRQVLLAMAHHPSPVYGRGLMFRALRQLADARPGVGLAVFGPGTHSEEFQRDAREHGVESLLENLGELAHPEALALMKRCDAFIRPTTHDGDAISVREALALGVPCVASDVCARPEGAHTFRAGSAEDLTRRVLHALEAGPARVVSPDAGPILMKLYGDLTQSTSVGGELHAAQ encoded by the coding sequence ATGCGAGTGCTCCTCGTTGGCGACTATCCGCCACCGCATGGTGGCGTGGCGGTCCACGTGCAGCAGCTGCACGACTCCCTGCGCGAGCGCGGAGTGGAGTCGGTGGTGTTGGACATTGGCAAGGGCGGCCGTCCGGCCCCGGGTGTCATCTCGGTGCGAACCCCGGCCCAGTACGCCCGGCGGCTCGCGGGGTTCATCCGCGAGGGGTGGACGGTGCACGTCCACACCAGTGGGAACAATCCGAAGTCGTGGGTGCTCGCGGCCACCGGGGCCCTGCGCGCCCCTGGCTCCACGCGCGTCATCACCCTGCACTCGGGGCTGTTGCCGGACTACCTGGCCGCTTCCCCGTCACGGCGGGCGTTCGCGCGCCTGGTGCTCATGGGCTACTCCCACGTGGTGGCCGTGTCCGAGGCGGTGCGCGCGGCGCTCGTGCGCTGCGGGGTCCCCGCGGAGAAGATCCTCGTGTACCCGGCCTTCTGCGGCTCGCAGGTGCGTCCGGGTGAGCTGACGCCGGCGATCCAGGCGGCACGCGAGCGCCGTCAGGTGCTGCTGGCCATGGCGCACCACCCCTCGCCCGTCTATGGACGCGGGTTGATGTTCCGCGCGCTGCGCCAGCTCGCGGACGCGCGGCCCGGCGTGGGGCTCGCGGTGTTCGGACCGGGAACCCATTCCGAGGAGTTCCAGCGGGATGCCCGGGAGCACGGGGTGGAGTCGCTGCTGGAGAACCTGGGGGAGCTTGCGCACCCGGAGGCGCTCGCGTTGATGAAGCGCTGCGACGCCTTCATCCGGCCCACCACGCATGACGGGGATGCCATCTCCGTGCGCGAGGCGCTCGCGCTGGGGGTGCCGTGTGTGGCGAGCGACGTGTGCGCCCGGCCCGAGGGGGCCCATACCTTCCGCGCGGGCAGCGCGGAGGACCTGACCCGGCGGGTGCTGCATGCCCTGGAAGCCGGACCCGCTCGGGTGGTGTCGCCCGATGCCGGACCCATCTTGATGAAGCTTTACGGTGATTTGACTCAATCGACGAGTGTCGGAGGCGAGCTACATGCGGCGCAGTGA